Proteins encoded by one window of Streptococcus suis S735:
- a CDS encoding M42 family metallopeptidase codes for MKTLDYIVTLTNTPSPTGFTTDIMNYIKAEVESFGYVASKTAKGGVLVTVPGENDQEHRMVTAHLDTLGAMVRAVKPDGRLKMDLVGGFGYPSIEGENCLIHCAKNGKTFTGTILMHQTSVHVYRDASTAERNQTNMEIRLDEKVTNADETQALGIEVGDFISFDPRTVVTETGFIKSRHLDDKVSAAILLHLLKVYKEEGATLPYTTHFYFSNNEEIGYGANSSIPAQVVEYLAVDMGAMGDDQQTDEYTVSICVKDGSGPYHYELRQHLIALAERDGIPYKLDIYPYYGSDASAAMRAGADVKHALLGAGIESSHSYERTHLDSVVATERMVDAYLKSAMVD; via the coding sequence ATGAAGACACTTGATTACATTGTTACATTGACCAACACTCCGTCGCCAACTGGTTTTACGACGGATATTATGAATTATATCAAGGCAGAGGTTGAAAGTTTCGGCTATGTTGCTAGTAAGACCGCTAAAGGTGGTGTTTTGGTGACAGTTCCGGGGGAAAATGATCAGGAACACCGTATGGTGACTGCTCACCTGGACACACTGGGGGCCATGGTTCGTGCAGTGAAACCGGATGGCCGACTCAAAATGGATTTGGTGGGAGGATTTGGATACCCTTCTATTGAGGGAGAAAACTGCTTAATTCATTGCGCTAAAAATGGCAAGACTTTCACAGGTACTATTCTCATGCACCAGACCTCTGTCCATGTCTATCGGGATGCCAGTACCGCTGAGCGCAATCAGACCAACATGGAAATTCGTTTGGACGAAAAAGTGACCAATGCGGACGAGACGCAGGCCTTAGGTATTGAAGTCGGAGATTTTATCTCCTTTGATCCTCGTACCGTCGTGACAGAAACTGGCTTTATCAAGAGTCGTCACTTGGATGATAAGGTATCCGCAGCTATCTTGCTCCATCTATTGAAGGTCTATAAGGAAGAGGGAGCGACCTTGCCTTATACGACACATTTCTATTTTTCAAACAATGAAGAGATTGGCTACGGTGCCAACTCCAGCATTCCTGCTCAGGTGGTTGAATATTTGGCAGTCGATATGGGGGCAATGGGAGATGACCAGCAGACGGATGAGTACACGGTTTCTATCTGTGTCAAGGACGGATCAGGTCCCTACCATTATGAACTTCGTCAGCACTTGATAGCCTTGGCTGAAAGAGATGGAATTCCTTATAAGCTGGATATTTATCCTTACTATGGTTCCGATGCTTCGGCAGCTATGCGAGCAGGTGCAGATGTCAAGCATGCACTGCTTGGTGCTGGCATTGAGTCTAGCCATTCCTATGAACGGACGCATTTGGATTCTGTAGTTGCGACTGAGCGGATGGTAGATGCCTATTTGAAATCAGCAATGGTAGATTAA
- a CDS encoding NAD(P)H-dependent oxidoreductase: MSVFAHPRKESFTHALVDRVAEALLENGAEVVIRDLYEIGFDPVLRGEDTIHIEDGKFVRQATVFPADVQVEMDLIAESDLLVYIFPSWWNGMPAIMKGYVDRVFQHGFAYSFESDEPRKLFSTKKAIFFMPTGQPQNADGSLTPIDQAMKTLTSEWLFNSNGAQVIDHIFYGRVPYLTREELELYLVDAREQIQRIFHK; the protein is encoded by the coding sequence TTGTCTGTCTTTGCACACCCTAGAAAAGAAAGCTTTACACATGCTTTGGTTGATAGAGTGGCGGAAGCTCTGCTAGAAAATGGAGCAGAAGTTGTCATCCGAGATTTATACGAAATAGGATTCGATCCCGTGTTACGTGGAGAAGATACCATTCATATTGAGGATGGTAAATTTGTACGTCAGGCAACTGTTTTTCCAGCAGATGTTCAAGTTGAAATGGATTTGATTGCCGAAAGCGACTTACTAGTCTATATATTTCCGAGTTGGTGGAATGGAATGCCTGCTATTATGAAAGGTTACGTAGACCGTGTATTTCAACATGGCTTTGCTTACAGTTTTGAATCTGATGAACCACGTAAATTATTTTCCACTAAGAAAGCTATTTTCTTTATGCCAACAGGGCAGCCACAAAATGCAGATGGAAGTCTGACACCGATTGATCAAGCGATGAAAACCCTGACCTCAGAATGGCTCTTCAATAGCAACGGTGCTCAAGTCATTGACCATATCTTCTATGGGCGAGTACCTTATTTAACGAGAGAAGAGCTGGAGTTGTATCTCGTGGATGCAAGGGAGCAAATTCAGAGAATTTTTCATAAATGA
- a CDS encoding GNAT family N-acetyltransferase, with amino-acid sequence MTLWTRLAKFACFETDRLYLRPFSFEDGESFYEIVSNPENLPFIFPALEDRNIAFSTMVEKFMRSPLGNWALVDKYSERMIGALCFEKVDERQLSAELSYFLKKDYWRRGLMTEVVRTLVYLAFYEFGLRELVIVTHEENVASQMVAKKAGLVQVAQYRGSDRYSHKTRNYLKFSLKRAEFSLEMYEENQ; translated from the coding sequence ATGACACTTTGGACAAGACTAGCGAAGTTTGCTTGCTTTGAAACGGACCGTTTGTATTTACGACCATTTTCTTTTGAAGATGGAGAAAGTTTCTATGAAATTGTATCAAATCCCGAAAATCTTCCTTTTATCTTTCCAGCTTTGGAGGACAGAAATATTGCTTTTTCGACAATGGTTGAAAAATTTATGCGTTCACCATTGGGAAACTGGGCCTTAGTTGATAAGTATTCGGAGAGGATGATTGGTGCGCTTTGCTTTGAAAAGGTAGATGAACGTCAACTTTCTGCGGAGCTCAGCTATTTCCTAAAAAAAGACTACTGGAGAAGAGGCTTAATGACGGAAGTAGTGAGGACTTTAGTCTATCTAGCTTTTTATGAGTTTGGTCTGAGGGAGCTGGTTATTGTCACCCATGAGGAAAATGTGGCCAGTCAGATGGTGGCGAAAAAAGCTGGTTTGGTACAGGTTGCGCAGTATCGCGGAAGTGACCGCTATAGCCATAAAACAAGAAATTATCTAAAATTTAGCTTGAAGAGGGCTGAATTTAGTTTAGAAATGTATGAGGAGAATCAATGA
- a CDS encoding methionyl aminopeptidase — protein MITIKSQREIDAMNRAGDVLAGIHIGLREIIKPGVDMWEVEEYVRKTCKEKNVLPLQIGVDGELMDYPYATCCGLNDEVAHAFPRHYKLKEGDLLKVDMVLSEPLDKAVVDVSKLNFNDVKAMKKITQTYRGGCADSCWAYAVGQVSEEVQNLMDVTKECLYRGIEQAVVGNRIGDIGAAIQEYAEGLGYGVVRDLVGHGVGPTFHEEPMVPHYGTKGRGLRLREGMVLTIEPMINTGTWEIDTDMKTGWAHKTLDGGLSCQYEHQFVITKDGPVILTSQGEEGTY, from the coding sequence ATGATTACCATTAAATCACAACGAGAAATTGATGCAATGAACCGTGCTGGAGATGTTCTGGCTGGTATTCATATTGGTTTGCGAGAGATTATCAAGCCAGGTGTGGACATGTGGGAAGTAGAGGAATATGTCCGTAAAACGTGTAAGGAAAAGAATGTTTTGCCACTCCAAATTGGTGTTGATGGAGAATTGATGGATTATCCTTATGCGACTTGTTGTGGATTGAATGACGAGGTCGCTCATGCTTTTCCGCGTCATTACAAACTTAAAGAAGGTGATTTACTGAAGGTCGATATGGTTTTGAGCGAGCCTTTGGATAAAGCGGTAGTTGATGTTTCTAAGCTCAACTTTAATGATGTCAAGGCTATGAAGAAAATCACCCAGACCTATCGTGGTGGTTGTGCGGATTCCTGCTGGGCTTATGCGGTTGGTCAGGTCTCTGAGGAAGTTCAAAACTTGATGGACGTGACTAAGGAATGTTTGTATCGTGGTATCGAGCAAGCAGTTGTTGGCAATCGTATCGGCGATATCGGTGCTGCCATTCAAGAATATGCGGAAGGTCTTGGCTACGGTGTTGTTCGTGACTTGGTAGGGCACGGCGTTGGACCAACCTTCCACGAAGAGCCGATGGTTCCTCATTATGGAACTAAAGGTCGTGGTCTTCGCTTGCGTGAAGGTATGGTTTTGACTATCGAGCCTATGATTAATACAGGTACTTGGGAAATTGATACGGATATGAAGACTGGTTGGGCTCATAAGACACTTGATGGTGGTTTGTCTTGTCAATACGAACACCAATTTGTCATCACCAAAGATGGACCGGTTATTTTGACCAGTCAAGGTGAAGAAGGGACCTATTAA
- the metK gene encoding methionine adenosyltransferase yields the protein MSERKLFTSESVSEGHPDKIADQISDAILDAILAEDPDAHVAAETAVYTGSVHVFGEISTTAYVDINRVVRDTIAEIGYTKGEYGFSAESVGVHPSLVEQSPDIAQGVNEALETRQDASQDPLDLIGAGDQGLMFGFAVDETPELMPLPISLSHKLVRRLAELRKSGEIAYLRPDAKSQVTVEYDEDNQPVRVDTVVISTQHDPEVSQEQIRQDVIERVIKEIIPAHYLDDQTNYFINPTGRFVIGGPQGDSGLTGRKIIVDTYGGYSRHGGGAFSGKDATKVDRSASYAARYIAKNIVAAGLAKKAEVQLAYAIGVAHPVSVRIDTFGTSTVAESKLEAAVRHIFDLRPAGIIQMLDLKRPIYKQTAAYGHMGRTDIDLPWEKLDKVEALKTAVL from the coding sequence ATGTCAGAACGTAAGTTGTTTACGTCTGAATCTGTTTCGGAGGGTCATCCGGATAAGATTGCAGACCAGATTTCAGATGCCATTTTGGACGCTATTTTAGCAGAGGATCCAGATGCGCACGTAGCGGCAGAGACGGCTGTTTATACAGGTAGTGTTCATGTGTTTGGAGAGATTTCAACCACTGCCTATGTGGATATTAACCGTGTGGTACGGGATACGATTGCGGAGATTGGCTATACAAAAGGTGAGTATGGTTTTTCAGCTGAGTCGGTTGGGGTTCATCCGTCACTTGTAGAGCAATCGCCAGATATTGCCCAAGGCGTCAATGAAGCCTTGGAAACTCGTCAAGATGCTAGTCAAGATCCATTGGATTTGATTGGTGCAGGTGACCAGGGGCTCATGTTTGGTTTTGCAGTAGATGAAACGCCTGAACTTATGCCGTTGCCAATTTCACTTAGTCACAAATTGGTGCGTCGTTTGGCCGAGTTGAGAAAATCTGGTGAAATTGCTTATCTCCGTCCAGATGCTAAGTCACAGGTAACAGTTGAATACGATGAAGATAATCAACCTGTTCGTGTGGATACAGTCGTTATTTCGACCCAGCATGATCCAGAAGTTAGCCAGGAGCAAATTCGTCAGGATGTCATTGAACGTGTGATTAAGGAAATCATTCCAGCTCATTATCTGGATGACCAAACCAACTACTTTATCAACCCAACTGGTCGCTTTGTCATTGGCGGACCTCAAGGGGACTCTGGTTTGACAGGCCGTAAGATTATCGTTGATACCTATGGTGGTTATTCTCGTCATGGCGGCGGTGCCTTCTCTGGTAAGGATGCGACCAAAGTGGACCGTTCTGCATCTTATGCGGCACGCTACATCGCAAAAAATATCGTCGCAGCTGGTTTGGCTAAAAAGGCGGAAGTTCAATTGGCTTACGCTATCGGTGTTGCTCACCCAGTTTCAGTTCGCATCGATACCTTTGGTACGAGCACAGTAGCGGAAAGCAAGCTAGAAGCAGCTGTTCGTCATATTTTCGATTTGCGCCCAGCTGGTATTATCCAGATGTTGGATCTTAAGCGCCCGATTTACAAGCAAACTGCAGCCTATGGACACATGGGACGTACCGATATTGATCTCCCATGGGAGAAATTGGACAAGGTGGAAGCCTTGAAAACTGCGGTTTTGTAA
- a CDS encoding deoxycytidylate deaminase — protein sequence MSTNRLAWDEYFAAQALLIANRATCKRAKVGAVLVKDNKVIATGYNGSVSGTEHCLDQECLMIDGHCARTLHAEVNAILQGAERGIPKGFTAYVTHFPCLNCSKQLLQVGCKRVVYINEYRMDDYAQYLYKEKGCELVHLPLEVVKQAFADAEFI from the coding sequence ATGTCAACAAATCGTTTAGCTTGGGATGAGTATTTTGCGGCTCAGGCGCTTTTGATTGCCAATCGGGCGACCTGTAAGAGAGCAAAAGTCGGTGCGGTTTTGGTTAAGGACAATAAGGTTATCGCAACAGGCTACAATGGTTCTGTTTCAGGAACCGAACATTGTTTGGATCAGGAATGCCTTATGATTGATGGTCATTGTGCTAGAACCTTGCATGCGGAAGTCAATGCCATTTTACAAGGAGCGGAGCGGGGAATTCCAAAAGGTTTTACTGCCTATGTGACTCATTTTCCCTGTCTCAACTGCTCTAAGCAATTGTTACAGGTTGGTTGTAAGCGGGTTGTCTATATCAATGAATACCGCATGGATGACTATGCTCAGTACTTGTATAAAGAAAAGGGCTGTGAGTTGGTTCATTTGCCTCTAGAGGTGGTTAAACAGGCATTTGCAGATGCCGAATTTATCTAA
- a CDS encoding UDP-N-acetylglucosamine 1-carboxyvinyltransferase, with product MRKIVINGGKTLKGSVTVSGAKNSVVALIPAIILADGIVTLDGVPAISDVDSLVDIMETMGATVKRDGETLEIDPRGVKDMPMPFGKINSLRASYYFYGSLLGRFGQAVVGLPGGCDLGPRPIDLHLKAFAAMGAETTYEGDYMRLATNGQRIQGAHIFMDVVSVGATINTILAAVKAEGRTVIENAAREPEIIDVATLLNNMGARIRGAGTDIITIEGVDSLKGTRHQVIPDRIEAGTYIALAAAVGEGIRIDNVLYEHLESYIAKLEEMGVRMTISEDSIFVEKQEKLKAVSVKTSPYPGFATDLQQPITPLLLKAEGTGTIVDTIYEKRVGHVQELANLGAKISTRNNHIAFEGPNQLTGTSVKATDLRAGAAMVIAGLMAQGRTEITNIEFILRGYSNIIDKLTELGADIQLIED from the coding sequence ATGAGAAAAATTGTAATTAATGGTGGAAAAACACTGAAAGGGTCGGTTACCGTTAGTGGTGCAAAAAACTCAGTTGTTGCTCTTATTCCGGCCATTATTCTTGCAGACGGGATTGTTACTCTGGACGGAGTACCTGCAATCTCGGATGTAGATAGCTTAGTTGATATTATGGAAACAATGGGCGCGACGGTCAAGCGTGATGGTGAAACCTTGGAGATTGACCCTCGTGGTGTAAAAGACATGCCTATGCCATTTGGCAAAATTAATAGCTTGCGTGCATCCTACTATTTTTACGGTTCCCTCCTTGGTCGCTTTGGTCAAGCTGTTGTTGGCTTGCCAGGTGGTTGTGATTTGGGACCGCGTCCGATTGATTTGCACTTGAAAGCATTCGCGGCAATGGGAGCTGAGACAACCTATGAAGGTGACTATATGCGCTTGGCAACTAATGGTCAGCGTATTCAAGGGGCACATATCTTCATGGATGTTGTCAGCGTCGGTGCGACAATTAATACTATCTTAGCAGCTGTCAAAGCAGAAGGCCGTACAGTTATTGAAAATGCGGCGCGTGAACCTGAAATTATTGATGTGGCAACTTTGCTTAATAATATGGGGGCACGTATCCGTGGTGCGGGTACAGATATTATCACCATTGAAGGCGTAGATAGTCTAAAAGGAACACGTCATCAGGTGATTCCAGACCGTATTGAAGCAGGGACTTATATTGCCCTTGCTGCTGCTGTTGGTGAAGGTATTCGTATCGATAATGTCCTTTATGAACACTTAGAGAGTTACATCGCTAAGTTGGAAGAAATGGGTGTTCGCATGACCATTTCTGAAGATAGTATTTTTGTTGAAAAGCAAGAGAAATTGAAGGCGGTAAGTGTGAAAACTTCACCTTATCCAGGTTTTGCGACAGACTTGCAGCAACCCATTACTCCTTTACTGCTTAAGGCAGAAGGGACTGGTACGATTGTTGATACGATTTATGAAAAACGTGTTGGTCATGTGCAGGAGCTTGCAAATCTTGGAGCAAAAATCTCTACTCGTAACAACCATATTGCCTTTGAAGGTCCAAATCAACTGACTGGTACATCTGTTAAAGCTACTGATTTGCGTGCGGGAGCCGCAATGGTTATCGCTGGTTTAATGGCTCAAGGGCGTACAGAAATTACAAACATTGAGTTTATTCTACGTGGTTACTCAAATATTATTGATAAACTGACAGAATTGGGTGCAGATATTCAATTGATTGAGGATTAG